From a region of the Castanea sativa cultivar Marrone di Chiusa Pesio chromosome 10, ASM4071231v1 genome:
- the LOC142613353 gene encoding putative glutathione peroxidase 8 has protein sequence MASQPAKEQQSIYNFTVKDAKGNDVDLSTYKGKVLLIVNVASKCGMTNSNYTELNQLYEKYKEQGLEILAFPCNQFGEEEPGSNDQIVEFVCTRFKSEFPIFDKIEVNGENTAPVYKFLKSGKWGIIGDDIQWNFAKFLVDKDGQAVDRYYPTTSPLTIEHDIKKLLGVTE, from the exons ATGGCAAGCCAACCAGCAAAGGAGCAACAATCGATCTACAACTTCACTGTCAAG GATGCTAAGGGAAATGATGTAGATCTTAGCACTTACAAGGGAAAGGTCCTCCTGATAGTCAATGTTGCCTCCAAATG TGGCATGACCAACTCAAATTACACAGAGTTGAATCAACTATATGAAAAGTATAAAGAACAAG GCCTGGAGATACTGGCGTTTCCATGCAATCAGTTTGGTGAGGAGGAACCAGGAAGCAATGATCAGATTGTGGAGTTTGTCTGCACTCGCTTCAAATCGGAATTTCCTATCTTTGACAAG ATTGAAGTGAATGGTGAGAATACTGCTCCAGTGTACAAGTTCTTGAAGTCTGGAAAATGGGGGATAATCGGGGATGATATCCAATGGAACTTTGCCAAGTTTCTAGTTGACAAGGATGGGCAAGCTGTTGATCGTTATTATCCCACAACTTCTCCTCTTACCATTGAG CATGACATCAAAAAGCTTCTGGGAGTGACTGAATGA